One Oceanicoccus sagamiensis genomic region harbors:
- the spoT gene encoding bifunctional GTP diphosphokinase/guanosine-3',5'-bis pyrophosphate 3'-pyrophosphohydrolase → MNNIDALGGTLHSYLSPVQVNQVKRAYYYAEQAHEGQRRRSGEPYVTHPLAVAGILADMHMDHQSLMAAMLHDVIEDTSISKAALEEQFGDAVADLVDGVSKLTRMEDQTRAEAQAENFQKMALAMAKDIRVILVKLADRLHNMRTLGVLKPEKRRRIAKETLDMYAPIAQRLGMHNIRVEFEDLGFATLNPMRSTRIQAAVKAARGNRTEIIQQIEESIEACLEREGHEAAVVGREKHLYSIYQKMRGKKKSFSEIMDIYAFRIVVDSVDTCYRVLGCIHSLYKPVPGQFKDYIAIPKSNGYQSLHTVLFGMHGVPIEIQIRTQEMEEMANHGIAAHWLYKTNEGQPLNGSHTRARQWLQGLLEMQQRAGDSLEFIESVKIDLFPDEVYVFSPKGKIMELPQGSTAVDFAYAVHTDVGNSCVASRINRRLAPLSEKLQSGQTIEIITSSGAQPNPAWLNFVVTGKARTNIRHFLKNQLTNESVALGRRLLDKALAELNSSIDQLSEQQKELLLSDTGMQTFNEVLEDIGLGNRVSFLTAHQLLAETDEDGNTSHPEHSGHSPLVIRGSEGFQVNFARCCYPIPGDPIVGFISSERGIVVHTDNCHNSQDFRNNPERSVPLRWDDTLEGEFSVELKVELEKSRGIIAVLATKINSLDANIEKIDVEEEGPRLNSVNVVVGVHSRIHLARIMKHLRRVKEVVKVTRAKH, encoded by the coding sequence GTGAACAACATCGATGCTCTCGGTGGTACTTTGCACAGCTATTTATCCCCGGTACAAGTCAATCAGGTCAAGCGCGCCTACTACTATGCGGAACAGGCCCATGAAGGTCAGCGCCGCCGCAGTGGCGAACCCTATGTCACCCACCCATTGGCCGTAGCGGGTATTTTGGCCGATATGCATATGGACCACCAAAGCTTAATGGCGGCCATGCTGCACGATGTGATTGAAGATACCAGTATTAGCAAAGCCGCATTGGAAGAACAATTTGGTGACGCCGTTGCCGATCTGGTAGACGGTGTCAGCAAACTCACCAGGATGGAAGACCAGACACGGGCGGAGGCACAGGCAGAAAATTTCCAGAAAATGGCCCTGGCCATGGCCAAAGATATTCGCGTTATTCTGGTTAAGCTGGCTGACCGTTTACATAATATGCGTACCCTCGGCGTGCTGAAACCGGAAAAGCGCCGGCGCATTGCCAAAGAAACCCTCGATATGTATGCCCCTATCGCCCAGCGCTTAGGCATGCACAATATTCGTGTTGAATTTGAAGACCTGGGTTTTGCCACGTTAAACCCCATGCGTTCAACCCGCATTCAAGCTGCCGTCAAAGCGGCACGGGGTAACCGCACAGAAATTATTCAACAAATTGAAGAATCGATTGAGGCCTGTCTGGAGCGTGAAGGCCATGAAGCCGCGGTCGTTGGCCGAGAAAAACATCTGTACAGCATTTACCAAAAAATGCGCGGCAAGAAAAAGTCCTTTTCTGAAATTATGGATATTTATGCCTTCCGCATTGTAGTGGACAGCGTCGATACCTGTTACCGGGTGTTAGGGTGTATCCACAGTTTATATAAACCTGTGCCCGGTCAGTTTAAAGACTATATCGCCATTCCAAAGTCCAACGGCTATCAATCACTGCATACCGTTTTATTTGGCATGCACGGCGTGCCTATCGAAATCCAAATCCGCACCCAGGAAATGGAAGAGATGGCCAACCATGGTATCGCCGCCCACTGGTTATATAAAACCAACGAAGGCCAACCACTGAACGGTAGCCACACCCGCGCCAGACAGTGGTTGCAGGGTTTACTTGAAATGCAACAACGCGCCGGTGATTCACTGGAATTTATTGAAAGCGTTAAGATCGACCTGTTTCCCGATGAGGTGTACGTATTTTCTCCCAAGGGGAAAATTATGGAACTGCCCCAGGGTTCAACCGCCGTCGACTTTGCCTATGCGGTACATACCGACGTTGGTAATAGCTGTGTTGCCAGCCGAATTAATCGCCGCTTGGCACCACTGTCAGAAAAACTTCAAAGCGGGCAGACTATAGAAATTATTACCTCTTCCGGTGCGCAACCTAACCCCGCCTGGCTTAACTTTGTTGTTACCGGCAAGGCCCGTACCAATATCCGCCACTTTTTGAAAAACCAGTTGACCAATGAATCCGTTGCACTGGGGCGGCGCTTACTGGATAAAGCACTGGCAGAATTAAACTCCAGCATCGATCAACTTAGTGAACAACAAAAAGAATTATTATTAAGCGATACTGGCATGCAAACCTTTAACGAAGTGTTAGAAGATATTGGTTTAGGCAATCGCGTCTCGTTTTTGACCGCCCACCAATTGCTGGCAGAAACCGATGAAGACGGCAACACCAGTCACCCGGAACACTCCGGCCACTCGCCACTGGTTATTCGTGGTAGTGAAGGTTTCCAGGTTAATTTTGCCCGCTGCTGCTACCCCATACCCGGCGACCCTATTGTCGGCTTTATCAGTTCAGAGCGCGGCATTGTTGTTCATACGGATAACTGCCATAACAGCCAGGATTTTCGTAACAACCCGGAACGTTCGGTACCCTTACGCTGGGATGATACTTTAGAAGGTGAATTCTCGGTTGAACTCAAAGTTGAACTGGAAAAAAGCCGCGGTATCATCGCCGTATTGGCCACTAAAATAAATAGTCTGGATGCCAATATTGAAAAAATTGATGTCGAGGAAGAGGGCCCAAGACTTAACAGTGTTAATGTGGTCGTCGGTGTCCATTCACGCATTCATCTGGCGCGAATTATGAAACATCTTCGCCGGGTTAAAGAAGTGGTTAAAGTCACTCGCGCAAAACACTAA
- the rpoZ gene encoding DNA-directed RNA polymerase subunit omega: protein MARITVEDCLDKVDNRFELVMVASKRARALATGGKEPLVAEESDKPTVIALREIADEVITPAEIMNPKEEEPEEIVLDMDMAVNTEVPPSL from the coding sequence ATGGCCCGTATTACTGTTGAAGATTGTCTGGATAAAGTTGATAACCGTTTTGAACTTGTTATGGTTGCCAGCAAGCGTGCCCGCGCCCTGGCTACTGGCGGCAAAGAACCTTTGGTTGCTGAAGAATCTGATAAGCCTACCGTTATCGCACTGCGTGAAATTGCTGACGAAGTAATCACCCCCGCTGAAATCATGAATCCGAAGGAAGAAGAACCTGAAGAGATCGTGCTGGATATGGATATGGCGGTCAATACTGAAGTACCCCCTTCGCTCTAA
- the gmk gene encoding guanylate kinase, whose product MSATPEHITRGKLYTISAPSGAGKTSLVSALIESTQQVRVSVSHTTRTMRPGEQDGVNYHFVAHTQFQSMLAEQAFLEHAEVFGNYYGTSQAWVEQTLDAGDDVILEIDWQGALQIKHQMPETIAIFIMPPSKATLKERLTNRGQDDETVINKRMAEAVSEMSHYEQGDYLVINDDFNTALDDLKAIIRSARLALEPQKQRYQALLEDLLR is encoded by the coding sequence ATGTCAGCCACCCCTGAACATATCACCAGAGGCAAGCTCTACACCATCTCTGCACCTTCTGGCGCCGGTAAAACCAGCCTGGTCAGCGCCCTGATAGAATCTACCCAACAGGTCAGAGTATCGGTATCCCATACCACCAGAACCATGCGCCCCGGTGAACAGGATGGGGTGAACTACCACTTTGTAGCCCATACACAGTTTCAATCTATGTTGGCCGAGCAAGCCTTTCTCGAGCATGCCGAAGTGTTTGGCAATTACTACGGCACCTCACAGGCCTGGGTAGAGCAAACTCTGGACGCAGGGGATGATGTCATACTGGAAATTGACTGGCAGGGAGCCCTGCAAATCAAACACCAGATGCCCGAAACCATTGCTATTTTCATTATGCCTCCCTCCAAAGCAACCCTGAAGGAGCGCCTGACCAACCGTGGGCAAGACGATGAAACGGTGATCAACAAGCGTATGGCGGAGGCCGTGAGCGAGATGTCGCACTATGAACAGGGCGATTATCTGGTCATTAATGACGATTTTAATACAGCTCTGGACGACCTAAAAGCCATAATCCGTAGCGCCCGACTGGCCTTAGAGCCCCAGAAACAGCGGTATCAGGCCCTATTAGAGGACCTTTTACGCTGA
- a CDS encoding YicC/YloC family endoribonuclease, with translation MIRSMTSFARQASQHDWGSLVWEIRSVNHRYLEPSFKLPESMRRLENELREKLRKSLSRGKVECSLRVQFQAGGSSGQLSVNKELLAQLISAGETVQQQLRDPAALNPLQLLQWPGIMSEPETDSDLLCEQALALFVVTLEQLVESREREGAALKQFIEQRLDTIGHINGAVKQQLPDILQAQRQKLQERLEELKAELNPDRLEQEMVILAQKADVDEELDRLDAHLIEVRRVLTKGGACGRRLDFLMQELNREANTLSSKSIVTDTTQAAVELKVLIEQMREQIQNIE, from the coding sequence ATGATTCGCAGCATGACCTCTTTTGCCCGCCAGGCCTCTCAACATGATTGGGGTTCTCTGGTCTGGGAAATTCGCTCAGTCAACCACCGCTATCTGGAACCCAGCTTTAAACTGCCTGAATCCATGCGCCGACTTGAGAATGAGCTGCGCGAGAAACTGCGCAAAAGCCTAAGCCGTGGCAAAGTCGAGTGTAGCCTGCGAGTTCAGTTCCAGGCCGGCGGCAGCTCTGGCCAACTCAGCGTCAATAAAGAACTGCTGGCGCAATTGATCAGTGCTGGTGAAACCGTGCAACAGCAACTCCGGGACCCCGCCGCCCTTAACCCACTGCAACTACTGCAATGGCCCGGCATTATGTCGGAGCCAGAAACCGACAGTGACCTACTCTGTGAACAAGCCTTGGCTTTATTCGTTGTTACTCTGGAGCAACTGGTGGAAAGCCGCGAACGTGAAGGGGCCGCCTTAAAGCAATTTATTGAGCAGCGACTGGATACCATTGGCCATATTAATGGCGCCGTTAAACAGCAGTTACCGGATATCCTGCAAGCCCAGCGACAAAAACTGCAAGAGCGTCTGGAAGAATTAAAAGCCGAACTTAATCCCGACCGGCTGGAGCAGGAAATGGTTATACTGGCCCAAAAAGCCGATGTCGATGAGGAACTGGATCGACTGGATGCCCACTTGATAGAAGTCAGGCGAGTACTGACCAAGGGTGGTGCCTGCGGCCGACGCCTCGATTTCCTGATGCAGGAATTAAATCGCGAGGCCAATACCCTGTCATCAAAATCCATTGTTACCGATACCACCCAAGCCGCTGTTGAACTCAAAGTACTGATTGAGCAAATGCGCGAACAGATACAGAATATTGAGTAA
- the rph gene encoding ribonuclease PH, whose protein sequence is MNRPSGRSNDQLREVTITRNFTCHAEGSVLVTFGNTKVICTASVEAGVPRFLRGQGQGWITAEYGMLPRSTGSRMGREAARGKQGGRTVEIQRLIGRSLRAAVDLTALGENSITIDCDVIQADGGTRTASITGACVALADAISYMNAEGMIEGNPLKQMTAAVSVGVYEGEAVLDLDYPEDSNAETDMNVIMTEAGGFIEVQGTAEGEPYSRAELDSMLALAEKGIYELIDLQKAALAV, encoded by the coding sequence ATGAACAGACCCAGTGGCCGCAGTAATGATCAGCTTCGTGAAGTAACCATCACCCGAAACTTTACCTGTCATGCCGAAGGTTCCGTGCTGGTGACCTTTGGTAATACCAAGGTTATTTGTACCGCCTCCGTTGAAGCTGGCGTGCCGAGATTTTTAAGAGGGCAGGGGCAGGGCTGGATAACGGCGGAATACGGTATGTTACCGCGCTCTACGGGTAGTCGTATGGGGCGAGAGGCTGCCAGAGGCAAGCAGGGTGGCCGCACGGTAGAAATTCAGCGGCTTATTGGCCGCTCCTTAAGAGCCGCCGTTGATTTAACGGCGCTGGGTGAAAACTCTATCACGATTGATTGTGATGTTATTCAGGCTGACGGCGGTACTCGCACGGCTTCCATTACCGGTGCCTGTGTTGCTTTGGCGGATGCCATTAGCTATATGAATGCCGAGGGCATGATTGAAGGCAACCCCTTAAAACAGATGACAGCGGCGGTTTCCGTTGGTGTCTATGAGGGTGAAGCAGTATTGGACCTGGATTATCCCGAAGACTCGAATGCAGAGACGGATATGAATGTAATCATGACTGAAGCCGGTGGTTTTATTGAGGTTCAGGGCACCGCAGAAGGTGAGCCTTATAGCCGTGCAGAGCTTGATAGTATGCTGGCTTTGGCGGAGAAAGGGATTTACGAGTTAATTGATTTACAAAAAGCGGCGCTGGCTGTTTAG
- a CDS encoding exodeoxyribonuclease III: MRIISFCADGIREAAKEGFYEWVLDQDADFICIQNLKAQEYDLQADTFWPQGYNPYFFDAVEKDSNGVAIYCKEMPKAIMTGLGFVDYDMEGRYIQADFQEISIGCLLAPSAYKADDAAKAHKKQFFELFQNHLNKVRNKRREFVICGNWNMTHSQADIQDIQLNRDMSGALPEEQQWMDQLFHELGYADAFREINTDSDEFTWWPDGDRSKNGWRTDHQIVSEGLRPVIEYGAIYKNQTFSSHAPLIMDYDYEMQS, encoded by the coding sequence ATGAGAATCATTAGTTTTTGCGCAGACGGTATTCGAGAAGCAGCCAAAGAGGGCTTCTATGAGTGGGTATTGGACCAGGATGCCGACTTTATCTGCATTCAAAACCTCAAAGCCCAGGAATATGACCTGCAGGCAGATACCTTCTGGCCACAGGGTTATAACCCGTATTTCTTTGATGCGGTGGAAAAAGACTCTAACGGTGTTGCTATTTACTGCAAGGAAATGCCCAAGGCCATTATGACCGGTTTAGGCTTTGTGGATTACGATATGGAAGGACGTTATATTCAGGCGGATTTCCAGGAAATCAGTATTGGTTGCCTGCTCGCACCCAGCGCCTATAAAGCTGACGATGCCGCTAAGGCGCATAAAAAGCAGTTCTTTGAATTATTTCAAAACCATTTAAACAAAGTACGCAATAAACGCCGTGAGTTTGTTATCTGTGGCAATTGGAATATGACCCACTCCCAAGCGGATATTCAGGATATTCAGCTAAACCGTGATATGTCCGGTGCTTTACCCGAAGAGCAGCAATGGATGGACCAGCTATTCCATGAACTGGGATATGCGGATGCCTTCCGCGAGATCAATACCGATAGTGATGAATTTACCTGGTGGCCTGATGGCGATCGCAGCAAAAACGGCTGGCGAACCGATCATCAAATTGTTTCTGAAGGGCTAAGGCCGGTGATTGAATACGGTGCGATTTATAAAAACCAAACCTTTTCCAGCCACGCTCCGCTGATTATGGATTACGACTACGAAATGCAGTCGTAG
- the pyrE gene encoding orotate phosphoribosyltransferase produces MYPYQQQFIELAIAKSALNFGEFTLKSGRVSPYFFNAGLFSSGAALAQLGRCYANAIVESGVEFDVLFGPAYKGIPLAAATATALADHFDRDVPYAYNRKEAKAHGEGGTIVGAPLEGKILIIDDVITAGTAVREVMGIIADNGAEPAGVVIGLNRQERGKGELSAIQEVERDYSIPVINIVDLGQIIDYLADQPGQSENVVKIQAYREQYGV; encoded by the coding sequence ATGTACCCTTATCAACAACAGTTTATTGAATTGGCGATTGCTAAAAGCGCCTTAAATTTTGGTGAGTTCACCTTAAAATCCGGCCGTGTCAGCCCGTATTTTTTTAATGCCGGCTTGTTTTCCAGCGGTGCTGCCCTGGCACAGTTGGGGCGTTGTTATGCCAATGCAATTGTGGAGTCAGGGGTTGAGTTTGATGTGTTGTTTGGGCCCGCTTATAAGGGTATTCCCCTGGCTGCGGCTACCGCCACTGCCCTGGCCGACCACTTTGATCGCGATGTGCCTTACGCCTATAACCGCAAAGAAGCTAAAGCTCACGGTGAGGGCGGAACCATTGTGGGCGCACCTTTGGAAGGTAAAATCCTGATTATCGATGATGTGATTACCGCCGGTACTGCTGTGCGCGAGGTAATGGGTATTATTGCCGATAATGGCGCAGAGCCCGCCGGCGTGGTGATTGGTTTAAATCGTCAGGAACGTGGTAAAGGCGAACTTTCAGCTATTCAGGAAGTCGAACGCGATTACAGCATTCCCGTTATTAACATTGTAGATTTAGGTCAAATTATTGATTATTTGGCTGATCAGCCGGGCCAAAGTGAGAATGTGGTCAAAATTCAGGCTTATCGCGAACAATATGGCGTGTAA